The following nucleotide sequence is from Chitinispirillales bacterium ANBcel5.
AAAACTCAGAAAGGGAACTATGAATCGCGTGGTATGCAACGTTTTCTCCTGCTAATGAACTACCTTCAGGATATATACCCCTTCTGCCTTATCACATGTTTACTGATGTGGATCCCTGCCCTGTAAGGGCAGTCCATCTATAGCCAGGCCTTTCAAGGCCTGGACTGCTGCGTAGAAGGCCACACACCTCCGGTTCGTTTAATATACTCCCGGTACCTGTCACCAAACCGCTCAATCATCATCTGCTCCTCCCGTGGAACCCTGTAAAAGTAAAAGGGAAACATCACAACTATCATTGCAAACCCTGCAATCCAGTTGTGAAGCAAAAGCGGCTGTGCAATTGCCCAAAGCCAGTGTGAAGCATAAATGGGATGACGGATTTTTGAATATACCCCCTTTGTAATAAGAGTGTGCTCTGAGCGAAGAGAAACAGAGATGGTCCAGTTAGAGCTCAGATCCTTATGTGAGCGCCATAAAAGAAGAAGCGAACTGATCAAAATCAGCGTTCCGGGTATGCCAGCCCACAAAGGAAGCGTATAGTTCAATGGATCAAAGAGGGGAAACAGGAAATAGGCAAAGGGTACAACTCCCATTGCAACAAATAAAAGCGAGAGGAAAAAGGTGTCTGCAGCTGAGGCTCTATTCGTCTCGGCCTTAAAATTTCCGTATTTACGTGAAGACAGCACCCGGATTAATGAACCTGCGACAAGTCCGCCTACATAAATAAAATACAGATAGAAATCGTTACGATCGGTTACCATACTCTTTACCTGCCAGCTTTGCGGTTTCCATAGCACCCAGTATCACCATCGGCATTCCACTTCCGGGATTAACGGAACCACCGGTAAAATAGAGCCCGTCGATGATATGACTTTTGCGTGAAGGCTTAAATGCCAGATTTTTCCACCGGTCACACACAACTCCGTAGATCGACCCTCTGTAGGAGCCGTAACGCTCTTCTATATCCCAGGGGCTCAATACTATCTCCTCGGTTATATGGTCCCGAAGCTTATCCAGACCCATTCTCTCCAGTTTTTCCAACACCGTGGTACGCAGCGTTACCATATCATCTTTCGTATAGGTATTTTTATCATTTATATAGGGTATTTGCGGAAGTACCTTTATGATATCATTTTCGTTAGCGGCAAGTGATGGATCGCTTCTAAGAGGAGCCACCACATAAAGTGTGGGGTCATCGGGGAGAAGGTGTTTGTCAAAAATTAACCGGTACTGTTTATCCGGATCATTTGAATGAAAGATATTGTGATGTGCCAGTTGAGGGTATCGTTTACTTGTTCCCAGATGAAGCACTATTCCGGAGCAGGATGGCTCAAACCGTTTTTCCATTTTTTTGATTACAGGTCCTATTTTCAATCCCTGGTTGGATTTAAGCATAGTATAGAAAGAGAGTGTATCCATATTGGTCAGTACGATATCCGACCCTTTCTTTTCTCCATCATTAAGAATCACCCCCTTTGAAACAGATTTGCTTCGGTCTAGCCAAAGCCCTGTCACCGGGGCGTTGTAGTGAATCGTAACCCCCAGTTCCTGGGCAACTTTTTTGAGCGCTTCAACTATCTTATACATTCCACCCTTCACATGATACACTCCGTAGGTAAACTGAATAGAAGCAATCATGGTGAGAAAGCCAGGCGAATTGAGAGCCGATGATCCAACGTATTTACAAAAGTAGGCCAAAGTGTTCAGAAGGTGCGGTTCGCTGATATACCGTTCTATCCTCTGTTTCATGGAGCGGACAAAATCGATGGAGATGATATCGGTAGGTTTTTTCTGTGCCAGAATGTCCCCTAACTTCTCTGCCCCTGAATAAAAGTAGCTGCTTTCAATCAGTTCGCGTTGTTTTTCAGCATGAGAGAGAAACGAAAAGAATTGCGAAGGCAAGGTGGGGGAAAAACGGGAGAGCTGCCTGCTTAACTCTGCCATATCCGATGTTAGGTCAAAAGAGTTTTTGTCTTCAAAAAACAATCGCCAGTGAGGCGTTACCGGTATAAACTCAAGGTAATCAGCGATATTTCTGGAGCATTCGGAAAAGAGTCGTTTAAAAACATGGGGCATGGTAAGCAGGGAAGGACCCAGGTCAAAATGGAACCCATTGCTTTGGCGCATGCTGAGTTTTCCGCCGGCAAAAGAGTTCTTTTCATAGATCTCTACTTTCCATCCCTTTGCCGCAAGAGACAGTGCGGTACTTAGGCCACCCAGCCCTGCTCCTATGACAATAGCTTGTGGTGAAGTGCTCATGTTTGTACCCCGGGGGTTTTGCGCTAAAGAGGTCAGTTATGTGTATCTGGTTTGGTAGCAAATAGTGAACCACTGAGCGGGAGACGCCGAGGTGCAGAGAGGAGGGAGAGAGAGAGATTTTTGCGCGCGGAGACGCAGAGGCGCAGAGAGGAGAGAGAGAGAGATTTTTGCGTGCGGAGACGCGGAGGCGCAGAGAGGAGAGAGAGAGGGAGTTTTGTGTGCGGAGACGCAGAAACGCAGAGAGGGAAGCTCATATATCGGTTACCTACGAATCGCGTGGTATGCACGTTTTCTCCGGTTAATGAAAGAAAATACCTGCAGCACTCTTGTCCAAAATAGGATAAAATAAACGAGGGTTAAGGGGAAACGCTCCGCAATTACCCTGGATAATGTCTTAATCACAACTGAATGAATTCTGGATTTTCTAAACGCGAAGCGTTTACCTCTGTTCACCCTTCGCAGTAGTCTGCTACGGAGAACGGGCGCTCTTTGCGTTCTCTGCGTTTTAAAATCTCCTTTTTCACCCGTCCCGAACATTGGGCCTGAATCAATAACCCGTTTCCAAAAGAACGGGAGGCTGATGTAAATGTTGAGCAAGTGGCTTTAGCATTCGCTTAATTTGGACAGCATATTAAATGAAAAGAAAGGGTCGGTTTTTAAAATGAAGTAAAAAATGCTCATAATTAAATCAAAATTAGAGGTGTTTTAACTGATTAAGACCTATTTTGGACAGCTGTGTACTTGCAGGAGATAACCCTGCTTCCTTACTATACAGTTACTGCTCTGGTTCTTTGCCTGTAAGGGCAGACCGTGCTTCGGCTTCGCTTTGCACAGGTTTATAGCCGGGTTTCGTAGCAGCTACTGCTGCGTAGGAGGGCCTGTTTCTTCTGGGGCGGGGTGATCAACGGCCCCGGTGACCGGTACTCCTCACTCCTCATTCCACATTCAAAATTCAAAAGCACTGGCATAGTCTTTGATCCCAAAAGTGAGAGGAACCAATAAAAGAGCGTCGTGTACTTAAAAAGAAACGCAAACCCCCAACTACCGGATTGGCATGGAAAACCAAGATCTTGCCACACATGTTCATGACCCTGCCCGCTTAGCGGCTCTCAAAGCGGTGGCTCTTTTAGATTCACCAACCGAAGAGGCTTTTGACCGCTTATCAAGGCTTGCTACCAGATTTGTCCATGCACCGGTATCTCTGGTTACACTGATTGATGCAAACAGGCAGTATTTTAAGAGTTGTATCGGGTTGCCTGAACCCTGGCAATCCAGTCGCGAAACTCCCCTTAGCCACTCTTTTTGTCAGCACAACCGAATTGTTGGGCGGCCTCTGGTTATAGAGGATGCCAGAAAGCATCCCATATTTAAGGAAAATCCGGCAATATGGGATTTGCGCGTGATTGCCTATTTAGGCATACCCCTGGTTACATCTGATGGTTATGTCCTGGGATCCTTTTGTGTTATAGATTCAAAGCCACGTAAATGGAGTGATGAAGACATAAGTATCATGCAGGATCTAACGGCTGCGGTGATGACCGAAATTCACCTGCGCACAGAAATTGCCGCCAGAAATAAAGCAGAAGGGGAGCGCAAAGAGTGTGCGGATACCAATAATCGCCTTCACAGCGAAATTGATGCCCGAGTGAGTGCTGAAGAAAAACTGAAGTCAACCCTTATAGAAAAAGAGACACTGATTCAGGAGATCTATCACCGAACAAAAAATAATATGCAGGTTATTGCTAATATCCTTGAGCTTCAGGCAGAGTTTGCAGGTAACGCTCAGGTGAACCGGACTATTCAGGAGAGTGTTTCACGAATAAACACTATGGCACTGGCACACGAAAAACTTTATACAAGTAAAGATCTTTCCAGGATTAATCTTAATGAGTATATAAGGAATTTGGTAAAGCAGATGTTGGTTACGCATAAAAAGTCTTCTGAGCATATAATAGTTACGTTTGATATAGAGGAGATCTGTGCACTTATAGATGTTGCTATTCCCTGTGGACTCATTATTAATGAACTGCTCTCAAACACTCTAAACCATGCTTTCCCTTATGAACTGAAAGGTAAGATTGCAATTGGAGTGAAAAGGCTGGATAATAAACTTTGGTTGACCTATTTTGATAACGGGGTTGGATTACCGAAAGGGACCGATATACTCCAACAGTCCAGACTCGGTGTAAAACTGATCTACCAGATTGTAGAACATCAGTTGCACGGGTCAATCGAAACAGAAACTGACCATGGCCTCAGATGGTATATACAATTTAGTCCAGATGTGTACCAGGAGAGGGTGTAGGGTGGGGCTGGGAGCAATTGAAAATGCCCCCTGAATAACTGTTTGATTAAACTTATGCACTCTTCTGTTGTGCGCGTTTTTCGGTTTAATGCAGTTTTTGTTATGAGTGCTCCCTTTAGGTGTTGCTAAAGACTCCCTTGATATTTGCAAACGAACAGCACAGAATTCACTCTGTTTCACCGCCATCTGTAATTGTCCAATGGAAATCGTTGATGAGGATTTCCCGTGCGTCTGCTGCAGCGGGAGAGTATTTGCTGTCTCCACCATCGAATACAACATTTTCCTGAACACCCTGCTGTTCAGCCAAAGCAGCCCACCCCTTAAGCAGAGCGTCGTAGTTCGTATCAGAAAGGGTTGCTCCACGAAACATATCTTTCATTGTGGTCACATTGGATATATTCCATGAACCTATATCCTGGTCAAAAGAGGTGGCACGAAAAAACACATTACTTCATCAAAAACCTTTCTGCCAAAAAATTACGACAGAGACGAGGCCGGCATAAGTTGTATGGTCTCCTTCTTCAAAGATTCACCTACGGTGTATTTGTACTCTTTGTTGAAATCTTTTGTAAATAAAAGCATCTCGAGCAAAAGGTCGTAGGTCGCCTTGTACACCGGTAGTTCTGAGTAATTTCCCATAAACTCACTTTTTTTAAATTATCGCGAACCGCAAGCGGTTCTGTAAATCCCAACTTCAAACTAAAATAGTCGAAGCCCAAACTCGCTGCGCTCGCCCCGACCTGTTGGTCGGGGTAGTCAATCCTCGTCCCGAAGCAAACGAACAGAAAAACCACAACCCTTATTGTAGACGTCCCTGCCCAGAGCCTCGTCCTCGTAGCGGAGGCGACGGCCGTATGCGACCGACGCATCGAGCTCCGTAGCACTCCACCAGGCACCGTTGCCACCAACAATGCCAATACCCCTGGGGAGACGAAAACCGCCCGGAAGGGCCGAGAAATCACTGCTGTTATTGCTGCTTTGGTCATTGCCTACTCTGCCTTCTCTACTGTCTGTAATCCACTCTCCCCCATCTGATGCCAAAGCTTTGCCGATCTTGTTCCCTGTTGTACTACCATCCCAGTTGTAACCATTTGCAATGAGATAATTCTGAAGTTCTGTCCAGTCTTCATCCGTTGGTACCCGCCAGCCTTCAGGGGCGATGTTTTTTGGGTTTGCAGGGTCAACCACCCACCAGTTGTACAGTGCTCCATAGCCCTGTGTATCATCATTATTGTACCAACAGTAGGCAGGGGTGCTGAGGTTACTCCATTCGCTGTTATCGGTTACATGGGGTATAAGTGTACTGTCTGTATACCTCGTTGTTCGAAGGTTCTCTACGGTCCACACCTGGTTGCCGATCTGAACGGTGGTGTAGCTGTTGCCGTCACCGTCTACCGGATCTGGTCCGTTCCATAGCCACTTTGCAAATACCTCTACATTACCGATTGATCCTAACGATATTCCGGTTATTGGAGTAGAAAAATCTGCATCCTCATACCAGCCATCAAATCCCCAGTCGGGTTTTGATGGGTCCTGAAAGGTGATAGTCTCTTCTATTGTGTAAGTGTCCGGATTGCTCACGTGATTAGTGCCATTATAAAGGGTATAGGTAATTGTGTGCTCTATAGCGCTCCACTGAGCAGTAAGCGTATCATCCGACGCGGGCATGGTTTCCGGTATTCCGGGGTTCCACTCTATGAAAGAATACCCCGTACGCTCAGGATCCACAGGCGTGGTTATCGCAGTACCAAAGTCCTGTGTTATTGGTTCGATTTCAGTTCCACCGTTACTGTTAAAAGTGATCGTGTACTGGTTGATGCTCCACTGAGCAGTAAGCGTATCATCCGACGCGGGCATGGTTTCCGGTATTCCGGGGTTCCACTCTATGAAAGAATACCCCGCACGCTCAGGATCCTCAGGCGTGGTTATCGCAGTACCAAAGTCCTGAGTTATTGGATCGACCTCAGTGCCACCGTTGCTGTTAAAAGTGATTGTGTACTGGTTTATATCCCACTGGGCGTAGAGGATTACATCCTCTGTTCCCATGGTAAACTCTGCTTCATCTTCATAGGAATCACCGCTGCCATCAATTTCGGTATTCCAACCGTTAAAGCTGTACCCTGTACGGGTAAACAGGTTTGAGTCAAGAGGTGCTGTTTGATCGGTGGCTATAGTCTGAGGAGCCATTGAGCCGCTTCCCCCATTAGCATCGAACGTTACAGTGTTTTCGTTTGCACTCCACTGAGCATAGAGTGTTACCCCCTGTGTACCCATGGTAAATTCTGCCTGATCTTCATAAGAATCACCCCTGCCATCAGGTTCTGTATTCCAACTGTTAAAGGTGTACCCTGTACGGATAAACTGGTTTGAGTCAAGAGGTGCTGTTTGGTCGGTGGCTATAATCTGAGGATCCATGCTTCCAGAGCCATCATTGGCTTTAAAGTTCACGGTATTGGAAAGTGGAGCCCACTTTGCATAGATTGTACGATTATTTTGTATAACAATGTCATGAAAATCAAAAGGCAAGGTAAGATTTCTGTCTCTGAACCAACCACTAAAACGGTACCCTTCCCTTCTCGGTGCATCTGGCTCTTCTGCAATTTCTCCATGCTTAACTCTCTGTGAGTCTACTTCCGAACCACCATTGCTATCAAAAGAAACAGTGTACACATTAAGCTTCCACTGAGCATGTAGATTAAGATCATCTGTTTCCATTTTAAAGGTGCCATTGGGGTCAAAGGTATCACCCTCTCCATCCGGATCGGTGTTCCAGCCAATAAAATGGTGACCCGTTCGGGTAAGGTTACCTGCTCCGGCCACAGTAACCTCTGCCCCCTCTTCATAAAATGCTGTGTCGGGAGCACTGCCTTCGGTATTGCCGTTTCCATGATAGGCAATAAAAAACACCGGATTTTCTGTCCACTTCGCATCTAAAATCAGATCACCCGTTGAACCGCTCTCTATCTGTGATATCCTCACCGAATCCACAAACCATCCCAGAAAACTAAAACCCTCTCTTGACGCGTTCTTTAATGATATGGCTTCAGATTCTATAGT
It contains:
- a CDS encoding protein-S-isoprenylcysteine O-methyltransferase; protein product: MVTDRNDFYLYFIYVGGLVAGSLIRVLSSRKYGNFKAETNRASAADTFFLSLLFVAMGVVPFAYFLFPLFDPLNYTLPLWAGIPGTLILISSLLLLWRSHKDLSSNWTISVSLRSEHTLITKGVYSKIRHPIYASHWLWAIAQPLLLHNWIAGFAMIVVMFPFYFYRVPREEQMMIERFGDRYREYIKRTGGVWPSTQQSRP
- the crtI gene encoding phytoene desaturase family protein; this encodes MSTSPQAIVIGAGLGGLSTALSLAAKGWKVEIYEKNSFAGGKLSMRQSNGFHFDLGPSLLTMPHVFKRLFSECSRNIADYLEFIPVTPHWRLFFEDKNSFDLTSDMAELSRQLSRFSPTLPSQFFSFLSHAEKQRELIESSYFYSGAEKLGDILAQKKPTDIISIDFVRSMKQRIERYISEPHLLNTLAYFCKYVGSSALNSPGFLTMIASIQFTYGVYHVKGGMYKIVEALKKVAQELGVTIHYNAPVTGLWLDRSKSVSKGVILNDGEKKGSDIVLTNMDTLSFYTMLKSNQGLKIGPVIKKMEKRFEPSCSGIVLHLGTSKRYPQLAHHNIFHSNDPDKQYRLIFDKHLLPDDPTLYVVAPLRSDPSLAANENDIIKVLPQIPYINDKNTYTKDDMVTLRTTVLEKLERMGLDKLRDHITEEIVLSPWDIEERYGSYRGSIYGVVCDRWKNLAFKPSRKSHIIDGLYFTGGSVNPGSGMPMVILGAMETAKLAGKEYGNRS
- a CDS encoding histidine kinase dimerization/phosphoacceptor domain -containing protein translates to MENQDLATHVHDPARLAALKAVALLDSPTEEAFDRLSRLATRFVHAPVSLVTLIDANRQYFKSCIGLPEPWQSSRETPLSHSFCQHNRIVGRPLVIEDARKHPIFKENPAIWDLRVIAYLGIPLVTSDGYVLGSFCVIDSKPRKWSDEDISIMQDLTAAVMTEIHLRTEIAARNKAEGERKECADTNNRLHSEIDARVSAEEKLKSTLIEKETLIQEIYHRTKNNMQVIANILELQAEFAGNAQVNRTIQESVSRINTMALAHEKLYTSKDLSRINLNEYIRNLVKQMLVTHKKSSEHIIVTFDIEEICALIDVAIPCGLIINELLSNTLNHAFPYELKGKIAIGVKRLDNKLWLTYFDNGVGLPKGTDILQQSRLGVKLIYQIVEHQLHGSIETETDHGLRWYIQFSPDVYQERV
- a CDS encoding BspA family leucine-rich repeat surface protein translates to MFFRATSFDQDIGSWNISNVTTMKDMFRGATLSDTNYDALLKGWAALAEQQGVQENVVFDGGDSKYSPAAADAREILINDFHWTITDGGETE
- a CDS encoding InlB B-repeat-containing protein; amino-acid sequence: MKKYLLFILYSLILFGSACEHPEDPIERASLDLYLHDEDSRIVVGEPFEVVMDLVGGEYIENITIDFGDSREKLITDSLSTDEWEGKLPLTLTYDSAGTYTLFITVEFIRNVQREAELTLKVYPVYSITYNSTKHDSGDVPNDTMFYQTDQSATVLGNIGELSRDGFEFAGWSIDDISSEIFKAGDTLTITNENINLYARWNEATITDSFTVTFDFNYDSVVITQSVEEGSLLAQPSEPQKREGYIFEGWYSDQDMNTEWDFETGVIKSDTTLFAYWSVVVYEISYNLNGGSNHDDNPNSYTIESEAISLKNASREGFSFLGWFVDSVRISQIESGSTGDLILDAKWTENPVFFIAYHGNGNTEGSAPDTAFYEEGAEVTVAGAGNLTRTGHHFIGWNTDPDGEGDTFDPNGTFKMETDDLNLHAQWKLNVYTVSFDSNGGSEVDSQRVKHGEIAEEPDAPRREGYRFSGWFRDRNLTLPFDFHDIVIQNNRTIYAKWAPLSNTVNFKANDGSGSMDPQIIATDQTAPLDSNQFIRTGYTFNSWNTEPDGRGDSYEDQAEFTMGTQGVTLYAQWSANENTVTFDANGGSGSMAPQTIATDQTAPLDSNLFTRTGYSFNGWNTEIDGSGDSYEDEAEFTMGTEDVILYAQWDINQYTITFNSNGGTEVDPITQDFGTAITTPEDPERAGYSFIEWNPGIPETMPASDDTLTAQWSINQYTITFNSNGGTEIEPITQDFGTAITTPVDPERTGYSFIEWNPGIPETMPASDDTLTAQWSAIEHTITYTLYNGTNHVSNPDTYTIEETITFQDPSKPDWGFDGWYEDADFSTPITGISLGSIGNVEVFAKWLWNGPDPVDGDGNSYTTVQIGNQVWTVENLRTTRYTDSTLIPHVTDNSEWSNLSTPAYCWYNNDDTQGYGALYNWWVVDPANPKNIAPEGWRVPTDEDWTELQNYLIANGYNWDGSTTGNKIGKALASDGGEWITDSREGRVGNDQSSNNSSDFSALPGGFRLPRGIGIVGGNGAWWSATELDASVAYGRRLRYEDEALGRDVYNKGCGFSVRLLRDED